From the genome of Phlebotomus papatasi isolate M1 chromosome 2, Ppap_2.1, whole genome shotgun sequence:
aatttctttagaaacacaaaatagaatatccaaagattgtatattgcatattttgatataataaactactctcaattttccagaaaagcgtgtagaattttccgggtcatatatgaccctattgtccccaagggtaacagtgttttcgtcccaaacctatagcgaaatgtagttgggacattgtttttcttcgtgaaatgcaggtgggacatcttgctcctggacatttcatcttatatctgatgaattataaaatattttgcaatattttagagtattctgcaagcgtctcatattgtgaaattgtattgtgtgtgaataaatatgtggataagtttatttttgccaaataccattcaaaatattgtgacagtgactgttcaagggattaccaggaagattccttgaacaccaggagtacagtattcatcaagacaatccagtttgccatggttttggccaaattagtaacttcaagcaaaaaaaaactcttaaaaagcccgtgatatagatttttaaaatgGTATGtgcacttcccttgaggacaatagggtcttATATGACCCGGgatttttccgagttttcacgtaatggaaaatttttttcctctcttaagtattatatttgatcataaagcattaggaaaaactcaattttacatgaattcatttgctgaataaaagtgtgacgcgaaagagttaagaagtAATAGAAAATGACAAGCTTTTTCATAAAAAACACACGGGAGTGTTACAACAAAAAAGTGTCTTATAATGGTATGAATCGATACTTGTGTCAATCggttaagaaaaatattagacTGTGCTTGCAGCTCTCCAATATCCGGAAGACAGCTTCTTGGGTACTCATCCGTCATTTTTAGCCCTTATGATAACAATATACAAAATAATTAAGTAAATATATAAAGTAGATGAAGAAATTTCCCATAGATAAAAGCTCGTTGAGACATTAAAAGAATATCTTTTGAATATAAAACTTactaagaatttttaatttcctttcattttttcttattttaatacaaataacTTTACCAAACTAGCAGATATTAATTCCTTGAATGAATACTGATTGCACTGAAAATTTCAAGGATATTAAATAATGGCTTTGCTTAAAGCCGTGCCTATTTATAATCAtcttaaatacattttattttttaaataaagcagCATTTTGTGAATTGTAAATCTTTATGACAGAATCCTCACAAAATTTCATACTTTCCGATCTTTCCGATCAagctcaaactttgccaaaatgttaaTCTCAACTCTTTGATATGGCTAAAACCTTGTTCGGCCATACATCCGGTCTTTGAAGCTTAATAACTTCCAAAATAAATTGGGATATGGACTTGTGTTGTTGGCAGGTTTTTCGAATTGGTGATAATAAATCGTTGCTTAGATTATCAATTGTTGTACTTCGGCGAGTAAATCAGCAATTCTCgtaattttataagaaaattcgCAGTTTAAAAGAGTTGCTGGTTTAGATTTTAGATGATGCCGAAGAGTAAGTTAGAGCAGTTGTTGATCGAAGTGACGAAATATATGTctttatatttcatttatatattatttttgacaCCATGTTTAATACACCTGGTGTTAATGATTTCAGTAACATTACTCTACAGGTGTTTGGCAGAACTACTGCGAAGAAGACTGGCCGTCAGAGCAGTATAGGAAGATATTTGGTTCGTTCAACTCAACACTTCAGTTTGTTATTCCCTTCCTGATCATATCCATCTGCTACACGTGCGTTTCGATCAAACTGAATGATCGCGCTCGCACAAAACCTGGATCTAAGACATCTCGTCGCGAAGCAGCCGATCGTGACCGGAAGAAACGTACCAATCGAATGCTGATCGCAATGGTAGCTGTCTTTGGCATTTCATGGCTACCACTGAACGTCGTCAATATCTTCAATGATTTTACGACCAAGACTGAAGAGTGGCCCTTCTATAATGTCTTCTTCTTCATCTCACATTGTGTTGCTATGTCATCCACTTGCTACAATCCCTTCCTCTATGCCTGGCTCAATGAAAATTTTCGAAAGGAGTTCAAGCTTGTGCTTCCGTGCTTCCATCCAACTACAAGGCGCAATGGCCTCTTACCCATGGGTACAAAATGGCGCTCAGAGAGGACTTGCAATGGCAACAATGAAACTGTACAAGAGTCTCTTTTGCCGTCCAGCTACATTCGATCCAGCGGCATTACAGATATTATTCCTCGTGGTCCAACTGGCCACGATGATGATCGTGTTCCTATTAAGATGTTCAACAGCGTTGACACGATTCTCTTATCTGAGGTAGCTCCTCCTGCACCAATTTCTGGTACTGTTATTCTTCCATCAGGAGTCCTGGAGACTCAATTTGATGCCTCATCTTTGCCGCCTTTGACTGCTCGTTCGCCCACTAGCGTTTTTTAAAGGTGAGTGTAGTAAAATTCCTTTTCTCGTAATTCACGTCTTTATTGAACTCTAGGCAAATGTCTAATGAAAATTCTGATGTGTCATGGTGGTGAGAGTGGTTAGAAACCTTTTAATTGTTATGTTGCAGCGCCAGCTGACGGCTGGCACTTTTTATAATCACAACAGTGAGTCAgagatttttcacaaatattgcaaCGTTAAATACTTTTTAGTCACTTCCAGAGTTTCCTATTATATGAGACACTGATGGACAATACTATAGCCATTTTTAATAACTAACGCTTATTGAAAGCCCTGAAAGTTTCCACAAAGTCATTTAATCACCTGTTTTAACCCACAAAATCACCTTGCAATagtgtgaaattttaattacgGGAATAAATTGCTTATCAATCTCGTTCAATATTGGATATTCATTACCTATCATCACTTCAGTCAAAATTCAATGagctttctatttaaaattattggtaCAAAAAGCCCGCAGCAATAAAATATTAGATTAATTAATTAGTCTTGCATTCTCAATTTAGCCCCAAACGTGCTTTTGCTATAAATCTTCTTGCCATCTAATTAATGATGCATATTCGacaatcattaaattataaattaatgatCCACTTTTGTTATGCTTGTTTTCTCCTCATTGTATATCTTAAGATGGGGGGCGAAActttctataaatatttaacaTGGTGTGAGATGAAAAGAAATATGAGCAGAGAGTATTTTCATGCGATAATTATTATCCCACGATGAAATTACTAAAATGGCTTGGGATAGGATGAGCCACTCACGGTGAATTCAATAAAAACGATCAAAAAGGATTTAACCAGGATGgtttgggaaaatttattctGACCATTCACGGAAAACACTCTTCCCTAAAGGGACGTATCGATTATTGATTAGGCCACatgaaatgaataattaaatcaCACTTTCTGGGGTTAGAACGTGTGAGGGAAGAACTTAGGGATGATTCCAATAGCGCAACACCAAACTAAAACTGAATATTCATGAAGCTGAATTTCGCTATTTTCCACCAACGGACATGGTTTATCCCCTCAATCTGCTTTTCTCGGGCCTTTTTGCAGTAAAGAaggaaaattcatggaattatAATGTGGAAACTTGTCACTGCAAACAAGGTAACTTATTCGCTTTTCAACCCATTCACTTCATCATTCTCCACCTCCTCTTGCTTTAATCTCAATTGGATTTTAAGCATACCAAGGCTTATTTAATTAATGCTCTAACTTCTTACTtcccatttaaaaaaatcgaacATCAAAGGCGAAAACTCGTTGTAAAGGACATAATTTACTTAATATAAACATTTAGTAATAAATGTCTTTATGTGATATCtgataaaataacaaaataaattaaagaaataaaagcatttttttttaatttttatacacACGAAAATTTGAActtaggggagagtggggcagtttcacccctaaattgcaaaatggattttaagaccattttgtaaaaatatgataaacagAATTAAAACTTTATATATTCTGTGAGTTACAGTTGTGTTTcgggttaataaaaacaatagcaataatcctttaacttcattggtctattgtggagaatatgatttcatttgaatggcagaatgcgtgaaagtcccccgttgcggggcaatttcaagataaataatgaggcaatttttgagaaagaaaaaatgtgtttatatGAAACTTGCGAtatcagaattgattaaaattactattttaaagtcttctaggactttaaaacataaaaatataatcgagcaagaactttataacagaattttaactcTTATTGATCAtacagtgaaaataaaatatcgccagaaattttcaatcctatttctcattaattgaggaattttctttaatattttatacgaaagaaatgtattTTGTACTTCTAAGCTAATTAAGAACATAAATGGATCAATATGTCGCCTTAGAACTTGtcgtttttagtataacagttttataatagtattttaaaatcttgaattgtcataatactacaaaaaattataatatcttgctgaaaacattttgaaaaatattataacacTTAACTTTAGcgtttttaagcacttaaaatcattgaaaaattgttttttttttatttttttgttaatgagtttttagaaaatctacttcccaaaatttcgaactttatcgacaaaaacagctacaaaacgttctCAGTGATtgctttaagttaattttgaataaaaaagtaaattattggACACAGGAAATTTCTCCATGTGCTTGCTTGAAACTGCCCCTTAGGGTCGAGTCTACACATATGGACAGATTAAGGGTATAACGGTTTGTAATTCGTTTTCCTTTtgactaaataaaatgaaattttaagtgtAAGTTCTTTAATATAGCTCCTTTCGATAACCTCCagcgaattaattaaaatattccccTAATCTCCCCAAATAATTTGGATCTTCTGATCATATCAAATTCTCCACTTGTGGACACTTTTACACACTTATGGATGCTCatgtacacacttatggacacaagttaaaaagtgttagaaatccaaattgataataaaaaattttgtgaaagGGAATGTAAGTAAAATACTATAATTTTAAGCAAGTTCATcaacttttattcatttttttctttaaatttttttgaacagttaattttcttttgcacctcttttctttttttcttcttatttttttaagttctctTTTTTCTTGATCTACTTTTCTTCATTTATTTGAACAACTTCCGGATGCCTCCTTAAAAATCTGTAGAACGACTGATTTGATGGTCTTGCGTTCTTAAAACTCTATTTGGAATTGCGTCACTGAAATGATTTTCTCTACTGTGGCTAGTATCATCTTTAGTTATAGGAAAGCTACACTTAGCAGAATTGAAAATCCACCTCACAATTTCCTCTcgcgttttctttttcaaagcaCTGTGATATCCATGACCAGATACCTTATTCGGAGACTTTCCGGAGACTTTCTGTGTAGTGTGGTATAGGAATGTGCTGAGAATCCTTCGTCAAGTTCATTCCATTTTCAATAATGACTTTTAAGGTCTTCGTTACGCTCTGGCAAGAATATAGCTGctgttttttgatgttttctttGCACTTTTAGGAGGTGTCATTGTTCTTGAAAtcaaaagttaggttatgtagaaaaatatacaaacatttagtttaaaatctacaattttcagaaaatttttaaataggatTATACACAACACTTTTCCACTTGATATCAAACATTTACCTTAAATTTTACTTGATATTGTTTGCCAGAAATCCTCTTCAACTCTATGGAAAAAACTTATCACAACGATTGACAATGCtccaataataaaattttgtgaggGCGCCACTCGTAAAATATTacgtccataagtgtgtaatcTCCTCAAATAAATTTACACTTATGGACATCtcctaatttaatatttctataccaaaatatctaaaaattcaaataaaaaaaaggaaaattagtaACTAATGAAAGAGTGTCAGAAGcataacattaaatattttcgataaaatatatgaaattttgacattaaAATTTGCAAGTGCGTTAGCAAATATCAACAATTTCATGTATTTTAATCAATTATCGcatcagcaaaatatttttcataaaacaaTTAGAATTGTGGTTAAATATTAAAGGAAATTAGTTTTCAAGTTGTATTTGAAGATAAGCCATAAAATAATgttaatattgtaattttccaacatttattttatgtaaaaaatagagatttctaccagctgtccataagtgtgtaacaTCCACAAGTGTAGACTCTACCCTACgcactttcggaactcaaatcaaaattgtcagaaccgtcttagaattcattcaacgctaaatgccttataataatcataaaactactggtaatttaattcaattatgttacttctaTAGATAAGAGCAAtaattcagaaattgttgaaaataaaatattataaaaagtttcattttgatgcagttttataaaatcaattacacaactcaaacgagaagcgttacgaaattaattatttttatgaacatagGTCTCAGTTATAGCTTcagtaacataaaggttttatttcattcctttcaaaaagataagaagaatatgcaaaaattgaaactgccccgtcgttaaactgctcCACCCTCCCCTACGCAATAGTTTCgcaataattttattagtaatacAAACATTTAGGTAAAAAGAAAATCTTGTATaaggtacaaaaaaaaacaataaaatccaAACACAAAAATATCCTAACCCATTTACATAGATCAATGATTTATTGGCCATCACTTCTCTGAAATCTAAGAGTTTATGCGTAAAGAAAAATCCTTATAGGAGACAGTAAATTAGATATTATTCATCACAGAGAGAACTTACTTTATCCCTTCGTTCAAGAACATCTTCAAGCATTCCCGGTATAGATAGAGaatgttaaaatttattcatgaaATAAATATCAGCTTTTATCGTCTTATGTCTcacttttcttcattttctcctATTCACTGAGGGATTAATCaggcaaaaaaaacatttttattgctcaaagaaaattttctttcgtTTATACCTGAAAAAATATGAGCATAATAGAGATGGAATTTggctttttgaatattttattaccGCGAGAAAAATTTTCCTGAGATATTATAGtgaagtaaaatttttaatagtaAAGAAATCACAGAAGTGAATTGCTTATTCTGGGTCTATATACCATCAGAAGTCGAAAGTTGTTTTCCTCCACATCGATGTTATTTTTAGGTAAAATGATCTAAAGCACTTTTGGGAATTCAACATTTCCATAATCACGTTAAAATTTGTATCACAACAACTCTTTATAATTCTACTGCTGCTCATGAAaatcatttgcaaaaatattctaaCGTTATAAAGTTCCAAGACATTTTCACAATATTATTTCAAACAACTTTATTCCTAATAATTTGCGTTTTTGATGTTCAATTTTCCATGAAAGTTTGATATTTAAACAAACTTGAGTAATATGCCCAATTCTGACTGAGTGAGATTCCATCTCCGAAGAGCTTTTCATTATGCTCTCCGTTCTCATTTACCGAAAGGAAGCATAATTTGACTAGAATACAAAATGATTTGTCTAATCTTCATTGTGATTGTACAGTACAATCACATCTTGTCATTAGTTGTAATATTTAATTCCTATTGAGGTTGAGTTATTGTTTCATATTGTCAGATAATTAATTGCATGAAATCACTGCTAATTAATTTTCCAGAGTGAAGGTGTGAGAGGCACGTGGTAAAGGAGACGTACGCCAGGAAACCATAAGGATGGTAACTTTCCTGGCCTTCGTCATttttacttagaaattaattcaCTAGAACAATGGGAGTTGTGAGATACAATGGAGTTACATGAAATTTCCATGGAAGTGAATCTCTcaaaaattggctttttttttcattgtgattttccatgaaaattaaatttctgtcTCTCCCAGTtctgtcatcaaattttctatttcaataCTGCGGGAAAAATGATGTTGGTAGAAGTGGAGAAAGTGGAAAATTCTTTTGATAAGGGTAGCATTGAAAAAAGAATGATTCTTCGGCTGATTTTCCTTTGAGAAATTGTGATTCGAATGACACATAAAATGAAGTATACGGGACcaaattggtagaattatactcaagattttttctgacttttgtctaattaaattctttttttttttaaattgtaagctccatttgaaattttggcttGATTTTTacccataaattttcttttctttcccgTATTATTGAATCGTGTTTCACTTAGAAAACaacattttgtatataaattaaaattgatgagAATGTCAATTCAAAGCCAGAATAATGGCATAATGAACAGAAAAATAAGCTGTACCTAATAATTGTCAATTGCGTCCTTCgatgtttttcaatatttctgtaTTATTTTTAGATTGATAAATTTTGCGAAGAACATAACGTTGGGATTTACCTcaatacatgtttttttttgtggagaattcttggaaaatatttcaatgaattcaTGGTACTGAATCAAGAAAATGATTGTCGTGCTGAAGTATTGTTTCTATTTTCGGGAGAATTCGCAGGTGAAACATCGTGTTTCTCCATAGAAATTATGTTTAGAACCAGTATTTGATGCATCTCACTTGCCTTTACTGACTCATATTACTCAAAAGCCCCAGATTTTCACCACTGAATTCTATTTCACAAGAAAAGTATCAATTATTTTGTACCACAATGGATATGATGATTTTGAATTCGAAAAAAACTCTTTCAAGtacaaaaaaagtattttcttaacATTATTGTGTATTGTTGGCAAAGAATCTGGAAGCCTATCgatttgtatgaaaaaatatatatattttttaattcttcgcAATTAAGGTGATTAAATGATAAAAGATCTAAATCATTTGATTAGGTACATTCTCAGTATCCCAGATAACGACTAATTTGTTCTAAAGTTTGATCaaaatatgatttaaatttatttttttatgatttagggcagaatcacattggcaataaaatgctcgccgtagcctcaccgtatttcattaatttacgctttttttattgcaattgttacgcaaattct
Proteins encoded in this window:
- the LOC129803783 gene encoding prolactin-releasing peptide receptor-like — encoded protein: MMASGDEANWLPMNSMKVLNDSRLDTIPQQDAAIMDFNLSSAHTNRGSDVSYTSGSRYDLIHNELVQATFCFLYLVIFVLGIFGNVLVCFVVFRNKAMQTVTNLFITNLALSDILLCILAVPFTPLYTFLRGWVFGTMLCHLVPYAQGCSVYISTLTLTSIAIDRFFVIIYPFHPRMRLATCICIIVSIWGFSLLVTLPYGLYMKVLPMNHTGVWQNYCEEDWPSEQYRKIFGSFNSTLQFVIPFLIISICYTCVSIKLNDRARTKPGSKTSRREAADRDRKKRTNRMLIAMVAVFGISWLPLNVVNIFNDFTTKTEEWPFYNVFFFISHCVAMSSTCYNPFLYAWLNENFRKEFKLVLPCFHPTTRRNGLLPMGTKWRSERTCNGNNETVQESLLPSSYIRSSGITDIIPRGPTGHDDDRVPIKMFNSVDTILLSEVAPPAPISGTVILPSGVLETQFDASSLPPLTARSPTSVF